From the Argentina anserina chromosome 3, drPotAnse1.1, whole genome shotgun sequence genome, the window TTAGGAGCCTCTATGTACTTGTCCACTGAACTTATGTTTTCATGTCATCTTAAGTGGAATAAAATCAAGTGATGATAATTATTGAAGGGTAATGATGGTATACTGTAGTCTTTGAATCCTCCTGTCCACTCTCAATCATGAATATCATGTATAATTGTTGAGCTGGCAGTTCAATTAATCTGAACCTGGACTAATCTATTCTCCTTACAGTTGTCCGGCGCCTCTCCAGAGCTTATCAACAAGTTGATTCCTGATCACGTAAAACGCCAAATGGGTCTCACTTTCTTGCATCCGGCTGGCacataaatatgaaaagaTTTTGTGGAGTTGCTATTTAGTCAGTTGTGCTGTGATACTGGTTACCTATCTTTGTGGTTAATTCTCCACTGTTGAAGCCTGACGATCATCATATTTTGCTCTGCCCATAAGACTACCAACCATGGCGGATCAATAGCTTCTTGTAACGTGTTCACTTATGTGGCTTCTCCCCCTATCCCTCTCCCGAAATTCCTTTTTGTTGCTGTAAATGTTTGATAGTAAAGATAGACCGAGTCTCCTGAGAAACCTGCTAGAGGAAAAGCTAGGAAAAGTGTACCTATATAGCTAGGAAGAGGATCCCGAATAGAATGTTATGTTGGTGGTTGCCGGGCGGGTTTGCTTTCACTTGTATGTTATTTCTGAAGGTGGTTTGTGGTGGCTGACTTGAAATTGCAGTCATAGTCACTTTACTGTTTGTGCAAGCTTAAATGCATTGTTCTCTtgttaatgtattgatctcccTTCTCTCCTTCTCCATCTCACCCCTAATTCCGACGTGGTTTAAACTCCCCCATTTTCCAACTGCAATGCTCAAATGGTTTCTCTTTCCTCAAAGAATTAGTAAAAGAACTTGTAACCAGTGAGAGACATGTCGTTTTTGGAATGGGCAGGTGTGTCACAGAAAAGTCCAAAAGAGCGGCAGCCTCAAAATTGGCGCCATTTAGTCTCTAATTAACAATGATTTGTCTACTTCAAACAGAACACTGAGATTTCTCTAATCCAAGCCGTCTATACAGTCAAAGTCCACAATCTAACGTCCATTACACAAACCATAACCACTAAAACTCTTAAAGCAATCACACCATTTCAGAACTGGGAGACAATCTCTGTCACTCCCCAAATCTCGAGCCGGGTTCCTGGTTTTACTATCTTGAACCaaagttttcatttttgttttatgaagtatttaattttctttctttttgaggAGGTAAGCAATAAACAGTAAATGGGAGATGATTCCGTAACTAGTGGTTTTCATCGGTTAGATTCCATAACAAGTGCTTGTTTGACTTGTTTCTATCAAAGTCGCACAATCTTTGAGAGACTGCAAGTTTGGAGCAGTGAAAAGGGCCCTGAGCAAAGCTGTCTTCTTCTTGCTTTTCCTTCATTCTCtggtcttgtttttttttcctgctaAACATCAAAATGAAGGTAAAGCTGCCTCTTGGGGTTTGCTTCTTCTACTCTTGCATCACATTGGTTGCAGCTTCTGACACTCTACTCTCCCCCAAAGGTGTCAACTTAGAAGGTCTGGCCCTCCAAGATTTGAAACCTAAACGCATTCCCATTTTGgttttttacttttgttcTATGATTGATGATGGAATTTGTTGCCTTGTATTGTTTGGTAAGACTTTGGTTTTGTGTGGTTCAGTGGCCGCATTGATGTCAGTGAAGAAGGAGATGAAGGATCAGTTGCTTGTTATGGGTGGGTGGGATATTTACTCAGTTGATCCATGCACTTGGAACATGGTGGGTTGCTCTGCTGAGGGATATGTAATCTCCCTGTAAGTGTTCCTCATTCTCCATTAAgttattttctgtttgtttgcCAGGAGAAAATGGCAAACAAATGTCTTCTCCTGATAGCAAAGAGTTGAGGGTGATATTTATGAGTTTTTAGCAAATGGGTTGCTGTTTACTGGCAAGAACTTACTTGGAATAATGATACAATGTCATTGTTTGTGCTAGTGCAATGACCAACTCAGGGTTATCCGGAATGCTTTCGTCGAGTATTGGGAATCTGAGTCATCTTCGGACATTGTAAGGCCTTTATTTATTTGCACCTTGCTCTTGTTTCATTGCTACttccattgaattcattctaaCTTAAGTTGCTATAATACGTCAAGAAGGGAATATGTGGTTGCTTTGTTTGGGCTTCTGTGAAAAAACTTTCAAACAAGATGATAAATCTGTTTAAAGTTGCTTCGACAGTAGTACTATGTAGATTGAGGACTGGAAAACTAGGCTTAAATTTCTTTCTTAAGTAATGCTGTACTAGGAAAGACATTGATCATCTTATTTTCGTCTTTTGATAGGAATTATACAGATTACTACATGGATTAGTCAtctgcaaaaaaaataaagatagaCAAAAACATGAAAGAGATGCGTGTAATCTGCGTGCAATCTGGCATATGGAAAATAGTAAAGGAATGGTCTAACTCTGCATATGTGCATATGTATATGTTTCTGTTAGTATTGAATCTTGTAGATTGCaaatatgaaagaaaatgaCATGGAGTTGTCAAATTAATCTGCAAATCTTCTTACAGTATTGGACTTTGAATTTATGTTGGTAATTTTCTGCAATTGCAGGTTGTTACAAAATAATCAGTTATCTGGTCCTATTCCAACTGAGATAGGCAGGCTTCTGCTGCTTGAAACTCTGGACCTTTCGGGTAACCAGTTTTCTGGAAACATTCCGAGTTCTTTGGGGTTTCTGAGTCATCTAAGCTACTTGTGAGTTGACTTGCAATGGATTAAGCACTGTATCTTGTAGATCTGGATTTGGCGTTTCCTATAAGAATAACTCTTGATAGCCCTTTTCTCTAATCATTTGTGTTCGATACCCTGTTCATCCAAGTTTTCAGGAGGCTTAATAGAAATAAGTTGAATGGTCAAATTCCTAGTCTTGTCGCAGATCTCAGAGGTCTTTCGTTCTTGTATGTGTCCAgcccttttcaatttgattatTTTTCCTCTTGTTTTCCTAATTGGGGTTTGTTGCAAGTGATTCTAATCTTCATGAATTATATACACAGGGATTTATCTTATAATAATCTTAGTGGGCCGACACCAAAAATACTGGCTAAAGGTTTCAGGTGAGATCATCTGAGGCAAGACTTAAAAATTATGTTATACTTGATAATTGCATACTAATCTCTAACTTATAGTAATTTCAGCTGATATATAATTTCACCTGCTAACAGTGTAATTGTTTCATTGCAGTGTTACAGGGAACAGCTTTCTTTGCAATCCTTTGTCAGCGGACTCAACACAAATTTGCATGGATGTGTCAAAACCAGTGAATGGTAACATGACTCGCCCTCTCAATCAAAAGTGCATTGCACTGTACATTAGATATACTAATACTCTGGGCAATTTGCTCGCAGACACAGGTTCACCACCGAAAACCAGTGGCCACCATCGATGGGTACACTCTGTTGCTCTTGGCATTAGTTGTACATTTGTTATTTCTGTGTTGCTGCTTGTTTGTTGGGTGCATTGGTACAGATCTCGTCTTCTATTTACATCTTACGGTACTTCCTAATCTACATTTACTCGTTTTTATGGAGCATATAAGTATGATCATGTATATATGACATATTTTCATTGAAACTTTGCAGTGCAGCAAGATTATGAATTAGATATAAGTCATCTGAAGAGGTTTTCGTATCGTGAATTGCAACTTGCAACAAGCAATTTTAGTTCTAAAAACATCCTAGGACAAGGCGGTTATGGAGTTGTTTATAAAGGATGTCTTCCTAATAGGACACTGGTGGCAGTTAAGAGACTTAGAGATCCAAATTTCACTGGAGAAGTTCAGTTCCAAACTGAAGTGGAAATGATTGGCCTGGCTTTGCATCGCAACCTTTTACGTTTATTTGGATTTTGTATGACCACAAATGAGAGGTTGCTTGTTTATCCTTATATGCCAAATGGGAGTGTTGCTGACCGGTTAAGAGGTCTGTTTCATAACT encodes:
- the LOC126788725 gene encoding probable LRR receptor-like serine/threonine-protein kinase At5g45780, which produces MKVKLPLGVCFFYSCITLVAASDTLLSPKGVNLEVAALMSVKKEMKDQLLVMGGWDIYSVDPCTWNMVGCSAEGYVISLAMTNSGLSGMLSSSIGNLSHLRTLLLQNNQLSGPIPTEIGRLLLLETLDLSGNQFSGNIPSSLGFLSHLSYLRLNRNKLNGQIPSLVADLRGLSFLDLSYNNLSGPTPKILAKGFSVTGNSFLCNPLSADSTQICMDVSKPVNDTGSPPKTSGHHRWVHSVALGISCTFVISVLLLVCWVHWYRSRLLFTSYVQQDYELDISHLKRFSYRELQLATSNFSSKNILGQGGYGVVYKGCLPNRTLVAVKRLRDPNFTGEVQFQTEVEMIGLALHRNLLRLFGFCMTTNERLLVYPYMPNGSVADRLRETCCDRPSLDWNRRLRIALGAARGLVYLHEQCNPRIIHRDVKAANILLDESFEAVVGDFGLAKLLDQRVSHVTTAVRGTVGHIAPEYLSTGQSSEKTDVFGFGILLLELITGQKALDAGNGQVQKGMILDWVRTLHEEKRLEVLVDRDLKGCFDATELETCAELALQCTQSSPNLRPKMSDALKILEGLVDQSVQTEDPQGGTNPYEARTCGFSRDYSDIRQDSSFIIEAIELSGPR